From Nicotiana tabacum cultivar K326 chromosome 20, ASM71507v2, whole genome shotgun sequence, one genomic window encodes:
- the LOC107763743 gene encoding uncharacterized protein LOC107763743 has product MVIDQTEELIPNTSKNDQPAIDISSPLYIHPSDSPGVTLVLVSFDGIGYRSWKRSVLRALSVKNKLWFVNGDCRKPPPNSPQFRQWERCDDMVTSWILNSLSKEISDSVEYVSDSVELWRKLEDRYDQTNGVKLYQIQKEINDLVQGSLDITAYYT; this is encoded by the coding sequence ATGGTGATCGATCAAACCGAAGAACTCATCCCCAATACAAGCAAGAACGATCAACCTGCCATTGATATAAGTAGTCCTCTATACATTCATCCTTCGGATAGTCCCGGAGTGACTCTAGTACTAGTTTCTTTTGATGGAATTGGGTATAGGTCATGGAAAAGGAGCGTATTGAGAGCCCTGTCAGTTAAAAACAAATTATGGTTCGTAAATGGAGATTGTAGGAAGCCTCCTCCCAATTCTCCACAATTTCGTCAATGGGAGAGATGTGATGACATGGTAACTTCCTGGATTCTCAATTCCCTTTCAAAGGAAATTTCTGACAGTGTTGAATATGTTAGCGATTCAGTAGAATTATGGAGAAAATTGGAAGATCGATATGATCAAACGAATGGTGTAAAGCTGTATCAGATTCAAAAGGAGATTAATGATCTGGTTCAAGGGTCCTTGGACATTACTGCCTACTACACGTGA